The Bacillota bacterium nucleotide sequence CGATGACGCCGGTGGAGGCCACCGCCACCTCTTCCGTCGCCAGGCCGAGCGCGCCCGCCGCCCGCGCCTGCATGCGCAGCGCCCGCGCCAACCCCTCCCCGCCCGTGCAGGCGTTGGCGTTGCCGCTGTTGACCGCCACCGCCCGCAGCCAGCCGCCCTCCGGCCCCAGGAGCGCCCGCGTCACCTGCACCGGCGCCGCCTGCACCCGGTTGCGGGTGTAGGTGGCCACCGCCCAGGCAGGGCGCTCCGAGAACAGGAGCGCCACGTCCGGCCGCTGCCGCTTCAGTCCGGCGTGCACGCCGGCAGCCTTCCAGCCCGCGGGGGCGGTCACCCCCGCCTGCGGCAAGGCGGCTGCCTCCGCAGCCGGCCGGCCCATCTCCGGCAGGATGCCCACCCTCTCCCCTCCTCAAGGCCGCAAGGCCGCGGCCTGCAGTCCCTGCTCCTCGGGCAGGCCGAGGAGCAGGTTCATGTTCTGGACCGCCTGACCGGCGGCGCCCTTCACCAGATTGTCGAGCGCGGCGAAAAGGGTGACCCGTCGCCCGTCCTCGTCCAGGCCGAAGCCCAGGTGGACCTCGTTGGCGCAGGTCACGTCGCGCAATTGCGGGCTCCGGCCCGGCGGCAGGAGCCGGATGAAGGGCTCGTCGCGGTAGAAGGCCGCCAGCACCTCGCCCACCTCCGCCTCCGCCGCCGGGCGGCGCAGGCGCCCGTAGGCGGTGACCAGGATCCCGCGCCGGACCGGAAGGAGGTGGGCGGTGAAGAGCGGGTCCACCGGCTCGCCGGCAATCCGCCCCAGCTCCTGGGCGATCTCCGGCCGGTGCTGGTGGCGGCCCACCTTGTAGGCGGCGAAGTTCCCCTCCAGCTCGGCGAAGGCGTACTCCGGGCCGACGCTCCGCCCGGCCCCGGTGACGCCCGACTTGGCGTCGATGACCAGGCTCTCCGGCTCCAGCCACCCCGCGGCGAGGAGCGGCGCCAGCGCCAGGATGGCCGCCGTCGGGTAACAGCCCGGGTTGAGGACCAGCGGCGCCTCCGCGCCGCCCTCCCGCCAGGCCCGACCGAGGTCGAGCAGCTCCCGCCGGCGGAGCTCGCTCAGCCCGTAGACCGCGCCCGCGCGCAGGCGCGCGTAGCGCTCCGGCTCCAGCGTCTGGCCGGCGCGGCCGCCGTACCAGCGCCGGTACTCCTCGTAGCGCTCCAGGCGGAGGTCGCCCGCCAGGTCGATCACCGCCCGACCCCGCTCGCGCAGCGCTTCCACGAAGGCCGGGCTCTCGCCGCCCGGCAGGGCCAGAAAGACCACCTCCGCCTCCCCGGCCAGCCGCCCGGGATCCGGCGGCAGGAGGAGCCGCCCGCCGGCCAGCCGGGCCAGGTGGGGGTAGAGCTCGCCCAGGCTCCGGCCCGCCTCGGAGCGGGCGGCCACCGCGGTCAGCTCGACGCCGGGGTGGAGGAGCAGGAGGCGGCAGAGCTCCAGGCCGGTGTAGCCGGTGGCCCCCACTACGGCGACGCGCGGGCGTTCAGCCATCGGCGGAGACTCCCTCCAGGAGCCGGCGCGCCAGCTCCATCTGCTCGCGCACCCGCTCCGGCGCCGTCCCGCCCGGGGAGCGACGGCGGGCGGCGGAGACGGCCGGCCGGAGCGCCTCCAGCACGTCCGCCTCGAAGAACGGCGAGTAGCGGCGCAGCTCCTCGAGTCCCAGCGCCTCCAGAGGGCGTCCCGCCTCGAGGCAGTCGGCCACGATCCGGCCCGCCAGGCGGTGCGCCTCGCGGAAGGGAAGGCCGCGCGCGGCCAGGTGGTCGGCCAGCTCGGTGGCGGTGGAGTAGTCGCCCGCCGTCGCCTGCTCGAGCCGGGAGACGTCCACGCGCAGCGTGCGCAGGGCGCCGGTCAGCGCGCCAAGCGAGCGGTCCAGGGTGTCGACGGCGTCGAAGGCCGCTTCCTTGTCCTCCTGGAGGTCCGAGGCGTAGGCGAGCGGCAAGCCCTTCAGCACCGTGAGGAGCGCCAGCAGGTCGCCGTAGACGCGCCCCGCCTTGCCGCGGACCAGCTCGGCCACATCCGGGTTCTTCTTCTGGGGCATGATGCTCGAGCCGGTGGCGTAGGCGTCGGCAAACTCCACGAAGCCGAACTCGCGGCTCGACCAGAGGACCAGCGTCTCACCCAGGCGGCTCAGGTGGGCGGCGGCCAGGGCGCAGGCGAAGAGGAGCTCGGCCAGGTAGTCGCGGTCGGAGACGGCGTCCATGCTGTTCTCGTAGAGCCGCGAGAAGCCCAGCTCGGCCGCCACCCGAGCCGGGTCGACGGGGAAGGGGGTGCCGGCCAGCGCACCGGCCCCCAGCGGCATGCGGTCCGCCGCCTCGCCCGCCCGCAGCAGCCGCTCCCGGTCGCGCTGGAACATGAAGAAGAAGGCCAGCCAGTGGTGCGCCCAGAGGACCGGCTGCGCGTGCTGGAGGTGGGTGTAGCCCGGCATCACCGTCCCGGGGGCCCGCTCGGCCAGCTCCAGCAGCGCCGCCTGGAGCGCCGTCACCCGCCCGGCCAGCCGCTCCGCCGCCGACCGCGCCCAGAGGTGGGTGTCCAGCGCCACCTGGTCGTTCCGCGAGCGGGCCGTGTGGAGCTTCCCCGCCACCGGGCCGACCAGCTCGGTCAGGCGGCGCTCCACCGCCATGTGGACGTCCTCGTCCTCGCGGCGCCAGGGGAAGCTGCCAGCGCGGATCTCCGCCTCCACCGCCTCCAGGCCCCCGAGGAGCTGCTCCGCCTCCTCTTGCGCCAGGATCCCGCTGGCCGCCAGCATGCGCACGTGGGCGCGGCTGCCCGCCAGGTCCTCCGGCCAGAGCCGCCGGTCGAAGGCGAGCGAGGCGGTGAAGGCCTCCGCCTCCGCGGCCGCCGGTTCGCGGAAGCGGCCCCCCCAGACCTTCCCCCCCGTCACGGCGCCGCCTGCACCCCGGCCAGGCCTCGCGCCTCCGCCTCCGCGGCGGGACGGGCGGCGGCCGCCCCGCTCTCCGCGGCGCCCTGCCGGCAGAGCTCGCGGTTGAGCTCCGCCCGGACCTGGACGGGCAGGCCGAAGAGCTTGATGAAGCCGGCGGCGTCCTTCTGGTCGTAGGCGCTCTCCCCGAAAGTGGCCAAGTCGGGCCGGTAGAGCGAGTAGGGCGACTCGGCCGCCAGCGCCTGCACCGAGCCCTTGTAGAGGCGCAGGGTGACACTCCCCGTCACCCGCTCCTGGGTGGAGCGCACGAAGGCATCCAGCGCCTCGCGCAACGGCGTGTACCAGAGGCCGTCGTAGACCAGCTCGGCGTACCGTTCCGCGACCAGGCTCTTGAAGTGCTGCGTGGCCCGGTCCAGCACCAGCGACTCCAGCTCGCGGTGGGCCGCCACCAGGATGGAGCCCCCCGGCGTCTCGTAGACGCCGCGCGACTTCATGCCCACCAGCCGGTTCTCCACCATGCTGACCACGCCCACGCCGTGGCGCGCGCCCAGCTCGTTGAGCCGCTCCAGCAGCTCCACCGGCTCCAGGCGCAGGCCCTCCAGCCCCACCGGCAGGCCGCGCTCGAAGTCGACGCGCAGCCATTCGGGCCGGTCGGGGGCCTCCTCCACCGGCGTGCACCAGAGGAGGACGTCGTCGGCGGGGAGGCGGCCGGGATCCTCCAGGTCGCCCCCCTCGTGGCTCAGGTGCCAGAGGTTGCGGTCACGGCTGTACGGCTTCTCGCGCGTGGCCGGCACGGGCACGCCGTGTGCCTCGGCGTAGTCGATGCAGTCCTCGCGCGAGCGGAGCTCCCACTCCCGCCAGGGCGCGATGACGCGGAGGTCGGGGGCCAGCGCCTTGACCGCCAGCTCGAAGCGGACCTGGTCGTTGCCCTTTCCCGTCGCCCCGTGGGCGACGGCGTCGGCTCCCTCCTCCCGGGCGACGCGCACCAGGTGGCGACCGATGAGCGGCCGCGCCATGGCGGTGCCCAGGAGATACTTGCCCTCGTAGACGGCGCCGGCGCGGAGCGTCGGCCAGACGAACTCCTCCACGAACTCGCGCCGCGCGTCCACCACGTGGACGCGCGAGGCCCCGGAGGCCAGCGCCTTGGCGCGGACCGCCTCCAGGTCCTCGCCCTGGCCCACGTCGACGGTCAGGGCGACCACCTCGGCGCCGTAATGCTCGCGCAACCAGGGGATGATGACGGACGTGTCCAGGCCGCCGGAGTAGGCGAGCACGATCCGCCGCGGCCCGCCTCCCCCCGGAGCGGCACCGTTCCG carries:
- the argC gene encoding N-acetyl-gamma-glutamyl-phosphate reductase, with product MAERPRVAVVGATGYTGLELCRLLLLHPGVELTAVAARSEAGRSLGELYPHLARLAGGRLLLPPDPGRLAGEAEVVFLALPGGESPAFVEALRERGRAVIDLAGDLRLERYEEYRRWYGGRAGQTLEPERYARLRAGAVYGLSELRRRELLDLGRAWREGGAEAPLVLNPGCYPTAAILALAPLLAAGWLEPESLVIDAKSGVTGAGRSVGPEYAFAELEGNFAAYKVGRHQHRPEIAQELGRIAGEPVDPLFTAHLLPVRRGILVTAYGRLRRPAAEAEVGEVLAAFYRDEPFIRLLPPGRSPQLRDVTCANEVHLGFGLDEDGRRVTLFAALDNLVKGAAGQAVQNMNLLLGLPEEQGLQAAALRP
- a CDS encoding argininosuccinate synthase, with product MRNGAAPGGGGPRRIVLAYSGGLDTSVIIPWLREHYGAEVVALTVDVGQGEDLEAVRAKALASGASRVHVVDARREFVEEFVWPTLRAGAVYEGKYLLGTAMARPLIGRHLVRVAREEGADAVAHGATGKGNDQVRFELAVKALAPDLRVIAPWREWELRSREDCIDYAEAHGVPVPATREKPYSRDRNLWHLSHEGGDLEDPGRLPADDVLLWCTPVEEAPDRPEWLRVDFERGLPVGLEGLRLEPVELLERLNELGARHGVGVVSMVENRLVGMKSRGVYETPGGSILVAAHRELESLVLDRATQHFKSLVAERYAELVYDGLWYTPLREALDAFVRSTQERVTGSVTLRLYKGSVQALAAESPYSLYRPDLATFGESAYDQKDAAGFIKLFGLPVQVRAELNRELCRQGAAESGAAAARPAAEAEARGLAGVQAAP
- the argH gene encoding argininosuccinate lyase; translation: MTGGKVWGGRFREPAAAEAEAFTASLAFDRRLWPEDLAGSRAHVRMLAASGILAQEEAEQLLGGLEAVEAEIRAGSFPWRREDEDVHMAVERRLTELVGPVAGKLHTARSRNDQVALDTHLWARSAAERLAGRVTALQAALLELAERAPGTVMPGYTHLQHAQPVLWAHHWLAFFFMFQRDRERLLRAGEAADRMPLGAGALAGTPFPVDPARVAAELGFSRLYENSMDAVSDRDYLAELLFACALAAAHLSRLGETLVLWSSREFGFVEFADAYATGSSIMPQKKNPDVAELVRGKAGRVYGDLLALLTVLKGLPLAYASDLQEDKEAAFDAVDTLDRSLGALTGALRTLRVDVSRLEQATAGDYSTATELADHLAARGLPFREAHRLAGRIVADCLEAGRPLEALGLEELRRYSPFFEADVLEALRPAVSAARRRSPGGTAPERVREQMELARRLLEGVSADG